One Anaerolineales bacterium DNA segment encodes these proteins:
- the xpt gene encoding xanthine phosphoribosyltransferase, protein LTAEISGIAPALTTAFHLGLPVVYARKTKPITMPDQIYLTLAPSHTKGRTVELIVSPEYLGRDERVLIIDDFLASGQTILGLVRLAQTAGATVVGIGALVEKSFEGGRTLLTSLGVPIESLAVISDMSEGRIVFAS, encoded by the coding sequence CTGACGGCGGAGATATCGGGGATCGCGCCCGCGCTGACCACGGCCTTTCATCTCGGCCTGCCGGTGGTATATGCCCGCAAGACCAAGCCCATCACGATGCCGGATCAGATCTACCTGACACTCGCCCCGTCCCACACCAAAGGGCGCACTGTCGAGCTGATCGTCTCCCCGGAGTATCTCGGGCGGGACGAAAGGGTGCTGATCATCGACGACTTCCTCGCCAGCGGACAGACCATCCTGGGATTGGTGCGCCTGGCCCAGACGGCCGGCGCTACGGTCGTCGGCATCGGGGCGCTGGTGGAGAAATCTTTTGAAGGCGGACGCACGCTGCTCACATCTCTCGGCGTTCCCATCGAGTCCCTGGCCGTGATCAGCGACATGAGCGAAGGCCGGATCGTCTTCGCCTCCTGA